Proteins co-encoded in one Pseudophryne corroboree isolate aPseCor3 chromosome 1, aPseCor3.hap2, whole genome shotgun sequence genomic window:
- the LOC135050027 gene encoding uncharacterized protein LOC135050027, whose translation MPDVDQQGQDQQATFTLQLTPVDPSQPIQPQDIPQASMSPQLVQAPPQPQIPDDFWSSWTSQQTQSNASLTAHTQHLASLPHHLPRISRNSGRLIVQVGRIATSMEQIRADNNQMLAHLTRIIDEQQRQHQTLIQLIQHNQVVNESLSRIVASHTATNTQLNASINNLSNNITLMAAQQVTSSSGTTTPIQTPVTSPVRRSSRARASEPAQSTAPSTHKRKK comes from the coding sequence atgcccgacgtggaccagcagggacaagaccaacaggcaacattcacactgcaactaacacctgttgacccgagccagccaatacagccgcaggatatcccccaagcctccatgagtccccAACTGGtacaagctccaccccagccacaaattccagatgacttttggtccagttggacaagccaacagacccaaagcaatgccagcctgaccgcacatacccaacaccttgccagtctgccccatcatctaccgcgcattagtcgcaactcgggcagactgattgtccaagtaggccgaatcgcaacatcgatggagcaaatacgggcagacaacaaccaaatgctggctcatttaacgcgcatcattgatgagcaacagcgccagcaccaaacactcatacaactaatacagcacaaccaggttgtgaatgaatctttatccaggattgtagccagccacactgcaaccaacacacaactgaatgccagcataaataatttgagcaacaacataacattgatggcagcacaacaagtgacctccagctctggaaccacgacccctatccaaacgccagtaacctcccctgttcggcgatcctcccgagcacgtgccagtgagccagcacaaagcacagcacccagcacacacaagcgcaaaaaataa